tgccccaggACGCACCTGCACCGCGGGAGCTGGGCCACCGCCCCGGCATGAATAGGGGGCTGCTTGATCCTTTCCGTTTCAGGCGATTTAGAGGTGCAGTTACCAAGCTTGGGGCCCACACGTAACATCCCTTTGGGTGTTCATCTGGACGGAGGTGTCCAGAGTGAAGTGAaggaagttgctttttttttggtttttgttttattaagtcTTTTCCCATAGCGATCAGGCTTTCATTATCCATTGTGTAAGCAAGCCTGCTGCCCTTGCCCCCTGCCGATGCCCTTTTGTAAGTCTTCCCTTTCCAAAAGACTACTGGGCTACAATAAAGTTGAGGTCTGCGCGGAAGAAAACTATACCCCCTCGCTCTGTCACCAAGGCCCTCATATCCTTTGTAGGAGACTCCTAAAGATCCCCAGCCTTTCAAGGCTCTGCCCATGGTGGTTGTGGCTGCAGTACCACTTTCTCCTGCAGGTGAACATTGGCTTGTGTGTCTTAGGCCTTATTGCCATGGCAAGCACCAACTCTCTGATGTGGACCTTCTTTAGCcggggcctcagtttctctatgTCTTCAGCCATTGCATCTGTCACAGTGACTTTTTCTAATATACTCAGCTCGGTGAGTAGCCTGGTGACCTCGTTTGTACTCCGGGTTCTGGGTGAGTTGTCCTCGGGGAACCCCTGCTTTTTCAAGTTCAGAAATGACAGGAAGTTAAACAGGTTGGACTGGCGCCCGTCAAGGAGCAGTGAAACATGGAAAACTTAGGAATGAAATCTTTGTCATTGTGTGCTAACGCCAGCCATGTGACGTCCCTTGGCATGTCTCTTCCTAAGTCTGGGGACTCTAGCATGAGCTAGGGGGGTAGAGGGAACCGGTGTGGGTTCTTTGTGTAAACCCAGCCAGTCCTGAAGTGGAAGGACTTGGTTTTATGGTTACTGGCCCCCCCTGCTGGCCTTTGTTGGGCCTCATTGCTCAGCTGGGGTAGCCCTTGACTTCCACAGAGGAGACAGAAGTACATGGATTGATTTGGTGAAGGTGGTAGCTGGATGAGAAGCAGCAGActttggcctctggcctcctcaggaagAAATAGCCACTAAGGAATAGTCGAGCTTACCAGAGTAAGCCAAGTCCCTTACAGCTGTCTCTCCCACAGGCCATCTTAGGCTACTTGCTATATGGAGAGTGCCAGGAGGTCTTGTGGTGGGGAGGGGTGTTCCTCATCCTTTGTGGGCTCACCCTGATCCACAGCAAGTTCCCACCCACCTGGGAGGCAAGCAAGCAACAGTGACGCCAGTTGGTTGGATGGTCACACTGTAAAGATGACTGTGATGCCCAGCCGTGGGTTGACAAGTAGGACTGTTTCCAAGCTGGCCTGGGAGTACAGCCCCTGACTATCAGCCACAAGGAGATGCCAGACCAACACAGGCCTCTGACCATGGGCTCCTGTAAGAGGAAGATAACCACCACAGCACAGGCCCACGTCCTGTTGGTACTTGGCACAGTGCTTTGATTCTTGTGCTCCAGGGCTACCTCAATGAACCCCAGAAGGCTCTGTGATCTTGCCCAGCAACATGTCAAGCATCTGAGAAGTGTTGCGATTATGGTCCTCCTACCTGACCATGGCCCCTCCTATACCCCAGAGGTGGTAGCTGGTGGGGTTTcctgaagaaacaaacaagcaagcaaacatgtAATGTGTCAGGTTATCTGTCACGCCGATGAATCCACAGCAAGAGAAGGGAACAATAAATACCTATTTGTAAGTTGAAGCTACTGGGTGTGGAATCTTCATTCTTTCCAACTTTGGGGGTAAAGTAGCCGAGTTCTCAGGTTTCGGGTAGTGGAATAGTACATGTGCAGACCCAACAAGTGGAGATTTTCTTCCACACTCAACCTGCACAGGTGACGGAAAGAACATACTGACAGACACAGTCCTGCTGCATCCCGCCAGCTGGGACCTAGCCTCTCCTCAACACCCTCACAGGAGCTGCTATCTTGGCGACCTTTCTGTCCCTATGTACTGGAGTCCCCAGTGGCCAAGCATCTAGTACGGAAAGGTTTGCAAGTTCACAAGGTCCAGTTCTGCTGTGTGCCTTTGTGTTTGCTCTCTCCTAAGCCTTAGACTCCCTCACTTGCCCCACTCTTGGCAACAATCTCTGCTCCTAGTTCCAAACTCCTTTAAACTCTCCTGGGAGCCAGGGCAAAGCTATTGTTTGCTTAGCCCACTTTGACATATTAAAACCTGACCACTCCATGAGGAAGATGCTCTAGTGTTCTCAGCGTAGGTGAGGAAACCAAGTTTCAGGAGCATTTGGAGTAACTTGTCCAACGTCACACAGCTAATGAGTCTTTGAAAGAGTGTCAGTACAGGCTGTTTTTCTCCAA
This genomic stretch from Cricetulus griseus strain 17A/GY chromosome 4, alternate assembly CriGri-PICRH-1.0, whole genome shotgun sequence harbors:
- the Tmem42 gene encoding transmembrane protein 42 isoform X2 — its product is MAAGPPCSGAGVWAAAYPDSPAQLPARLQAGAMRRRFWGVLDCLCAGAFGALAAASAKLAFGSQVNIGLCVLGLIAMASTNSLMWTFFSRGLSFSMSSAIASVTVTFSNILSSAILGYLLYGECQEVLWWGGVFLILCGLTLIHSKFPPTWEASKQQ